The following proteins are encoded in a genomic region of uncultured Vibrio sp.:
- the nadC gene encoding carboxylating nicotinate-nucleotide diphosphorylase: MKNTHNSQERLEYLKQQLPLEIARSVADTLKEDLGGTVDINNDITASLIPADAVNTATIITREHGVFCGQAWADEVFKQLGGKVTIEWHVQDGDKVEPNQTLCTLSGPARDLLTGERNAMNFIQTLSGCATTTSVYAEKIAHTECRLLDTRKTIPGLRSALKYAVACGGGFNHRIGVFDAYLIKENHIIACGGITQAITTAKELNPGKPVEVETESLDELKEAIEAGADIIMLDNFSKEMMREAVAINAGRAALENSGNITLETIAEYAETGVDYISVGALTKHLKAMDLSMRFK, from the coding sequence ATGAAGAACACACACAACAGCCAAGAACGCCTGGAATACCTGAAACAACAACTTCCTTTGGAGATCGCTCGCTCGGTCGCCGATACCTTAAAAGAAGACCTCGGCGGCACAGTGGATATCAATAACGATATCACCGCATCTCTAATCCCCGCAGATGCCGTTAATACGGCGACGATCATCACTCGTGAGCACGGTGTGTTCTGCGGTCAGGCTTGGGCAGATGAAGTATTTAAACAGCTGGGCGGTAAAGTGACTATCGAGTGGCATGTACAAGACGGTGACAAGGTTGAACCAAACCAGACACTTTGTACCTTATCCGGCCCTGCTCGTGACTTGCTTACTGGCGAGCGTAACGCGATGAACTTTATTCAGACGCTTTCTGGTTGTGCGACCACAACGTCCGTGTACGCAGAAAAGATCGCGCACACGGAGTGCCGTCTGTTAGATACGCGCAAGACTATCCCGGGTCTGCGCAGCGCTCTAAAATACGCCGTCGCTTGTGGCGGTGGCTTCAACCATCGTATCGGCGTATTCGATGCCTACCTAATTAAAGAAAACCACATCATTGCCTGTGGCGGCATCACTCAAGCGATCACAACAGCAAAAGAGTTGAACCCTGGCAAACCAGTCGAAGTAGAAACAGAGAGCTTAGACGAGCTAAAAGAAGCGATTGAAGCCGGTGCAGATATCATCATGCTGGATAACTTTAGCAAAGAGATGATGCGTGAAGCAGTAGCCATCAACGCAGGTCGCGCAGCATTAGAAAACTCTGGCAACATCACTTTAGAAACTATCGCAGAATACGCAGAAACTGGCGTAGATTACATCTCTGTCGGCGCGCTAACCAAGCACCTAAAAGCGATGGACCTTTCGATGCGCTTCAAATAA
- the ampD gene encoding 1,6-anhydro-N-acetylmuramyl-L-alanine amidase AmpD: MPPIIENGWLTQAKHVPSPFFDARSDTNDISLLVVHNISLPPGQFGGPYIEDFFCGKLDPKAHPFFEVIHKIGVSAHCLIKRNGEVVQFVSFLDRAWHAGQSSFAGRVGCNDYSIGIELEGTEFVAYTDEQYQSLAQLSQAIMSQYPNVTPQRITGHQYIAPLRKSDPGLSFDWVKYRRLI, translated from the coding sequence ATGCCCCCAATAATCGAGAATGGTTGGTTGACGCAAGCAAAGCATGTCCCGTCGCCTTTTTTTGATGCTCGTTCGGATACAAATGATATCTCTCTGCTAGTGGTGCATAACATTAGTTTGCCGCCTGGCCAGTTTGGTGGTCCTTATATTGAGGACTTTTTCTGCGGGAAATTGGACCCGAAAGCGCATCCATTTTTTGAAGTAATTCACAAAATAGGGGTTTCGGCTCATTGCTTGATCAAGAGAAATGGCGAGGTTGTTCAGTTTGTTTCCTTTCTTGATAGAGCATGGCATGCGGGACAATCAAGTTTTGCTGGACGAGTTGGATGCAATGACTATTCGATAGGTATTGAACTGGAAGGGACAGAGTTTGTTGCCTACACAGATGAACAATATCAGTCACTTGCGCAGCTCTCTCAAGCAATCATGTCGCAATATCCTAACGTCACCCCCCAACGAATTACCGGCCATCAATACATCGCTCCACTACGAAAAAGTGATCCTGGCTTAAGCTTTGACTGGGTAAAATATCGACGACTAATTTGA
- the pdhR gene encoding pyruvate dehydrogenase complex transcriptional repressor PdhR, producing the protein MAYQRIRQPKLSDVIEQELERLIVEGTLSPGQQLPPERELAKQFDVSRPSIREAIQRLEAKRLLTRRQGGGTFVSDNIWKSFSDPLLNLLSSHSETQLDLLETRHAMEGIAAYFAAVRGTEEDFARIQACLERISQAQSNNDVAAESAEVMQFLIALTEAAHNVVLLHIVRSLAPLLEQNILQNFKLLHRRPEAVEKVSKHRANIVDAIVSGQPEKAREMSHSHLAYIEETLLDLTREESRRERSLRRMQQGNDS; encoded by the coding sequence ATGGCTTATCAAAGGATTCGTCAGCCAAAGCTCTCTGATGTTATTGAACAAGAGTTAGAAAGGTTGATTGTGGAAGGAACATTGTCTCCGGGGCAGCAGTTGCCACCAGAGCGCGAACTGGCAAAACAGTTTGATGTTTCTCGTCCGTCGATCCGTGAGGCAATTCAACGCCTTGAAGCTAAGCGTCTTCTTACTCGTCGTCAGGGTGGTGGCACTTTTGTTAGCGACAACATCTGGAAAAGTTTTTCAGATCCTCTGCTAAATTTATTGTCTAGCCACTCTGAAACTCAGCTGGATTTACTGGAAACGCGTCACGCGATGGAAGGTATTGCCGCTTACTTTGCAGCCGTTCGTGGTACCGAAGAAGATTTTGCTCGAATTCAAGCCTGTCTTGAACGAATCAGCCAAGCGCAATCAAACAATGATGTTGCAGCTGAATCGGCGGAAGTCATGCAGTTCTTAATTGCTTTAACGGAAGCGGCTCACAACGTAGTACTCCTACATATTGTGCGCAGTCTGGCACCTTTGCTTGAGCAAAATATTCTACAGAATTTTAAATTATTACATCGCCGCCCTGAAGCGGTCGAGAAAGTAAGTAAACACCGAGCTAATATCGTGGATGCGATTGTATCTGGTCAGCCAGAAAAGGCGCGTGAGATGTCTCATTCACACTTAGCTTATATTGAAGAAACATTGTTGGATTTGACCAGAGAAGAGTCTCGTCGTGAACGCTCTTTACGTCGAATGCAACAGGGCAATGACTCGTAA